The following are encoded in a window of Salinibacter ruber DSM 13855 genomic DNA:
- a CDS encoding DUF2237 family protein, translating into MKVQQSQNVLGGVLRACSMDPETGFYRDGHCRTGPRDTGSHVVCAEMTEAFLEYTKRQGNDLMTPRPEMDFPGLEPGDRWCLCAARWREAMEAGVAPPVVLAATSEAALKAVDLEVLKAHAVDAPSSDDASPDA; encoded by the coding sequence ATGAAGGTTCAGCAATCGCAAAACGTCCTCGGCGGGGTTCTTCGCGCGTGTTCGATGGATCCTGAGACCGGATTTTACCGGGATGGCCACTGCCGAACCGGGCCGCGCGACACGGGCAGCCACGTGGTGTGTGCCGAGATGACGGAGGCGTTCCTGGAGTACACGAAGCGCCAGGGCAATGACCTGATGACGCCGCGCCCAGAGATGGACTTTCCGGGGCTGGAGCCGGGCGACCGGTGGTGCCTCTGTGCGGCGCGGTGGCGGGAGGCGATGGAGGCCGGCGTGGCCCCGCCCGTTGTCCTGGCGGCCACCAGCGAGGCGGCGCTCAAGGCCGTGGACCTGGAGGTGCTGAAGGCCCACGCCGTCGATGCGCCGTCGTCGGACGACGCGTCTCCGGACGCGTGA
- a CDS encoding NUDIX domain-containing protein produces the protein MSDLTEAQLSSEQLVDGALLKAFRDEVRLPNGQTSVREWIDHPGASAIVPVFEDGRTLLVRQFRYPPRRAFLEVPAGKIDEPGEAPADVAARELEEETGWQAGRFEHVGTAYPCIGYSNEQIHVFTAHDLDRGTQALADGEFVEVVEVDFETALARARHGDLRDMKTVTALVYAAAHLNESSAAP, from the coding sequence ATGAGTGATCTCACCGAAGCTCAACTCTCTTCCGAGCAACTCGTCGATGGGGCCCTGCTAAAGGCGTTTCGCGACGAGGTGCGCCTGCCCAACGGCCAGACGTCGGTCCGCGAGTGGATCGATCACCCGGGTGCGTCGGCCATCGTCCCGGTGTTCGAGGATGGACGGACGCTGCTGGTGCGCCAGTTTCGCTATCCGCCTCGGCGTGCCTTCTTGGAGGTGCCGGCCGGCAAGATTGACGAGCCGGGGGAGGCCCCCGCGGACGTGGCGGCGCGAGAACTGGAGGAGGAGACGGGGTGGCAGGCCGGGCGGTTCGAGCACGTGGGGACGGCCTACCCGTGCATCGGCTACAGCAACGAGCAGATCCACGTGTTCACCGCGCACGACCTGGACCGTGGGACGCAGGCCCTCGCGGACGGGGAGTTTGTGGAGGTCGTCGAGGTGGACTTCGAGACGGCACTTGCGCGGGCCCGCCACGGAGACCTCCGGGACATGAAGACGGTTACTGCGCTCGTCTACGCCGCGGCGCACCTGAACGAATCATCCGCGGCCCCGTAG
- a CDS encoding RsmE family RNA methyltransferase, producing the protein MTTNFYAPPSAIRAGRVVLPEEEARHLRTVLRGEAGDDMTVVDGDGGWYRARIDHVGPDQVVGTITDERDNVGEPDMDVTVALGILKKRSRFETFVEKAVELGARRVVPLRTRRTERDAIREERLRNVMVAAMKQCRRSRLPALAAPQSIEPLLAGDVGETRLVCHAGEESVPIQQAAADTRQRASALVLVGPEGGFAPPEVEAAVEAEATPVSLGARRLRAETAGIAALHAVITAQGN; encoded by the coding sequence ATGACCACGAACTTTTACGCCCCGCCCTCCGCCATTCGGGCCGGCCGCGTTGTGCTTCCGGAAGAGGAAGCGCGGCACCTGCGAACCGTGCTGCGGGGGGAGGCGGGCGACGACATGACCGTGGTCGACGGGGACGGCGGCTGGTACCGCGCACGGATCGATCACGTGGGGCCGGACCAAGTGGTGGGGACGATCACGGACGAACGGGACAACGTGGGCGAGCCCGACATGGACGTGACGGTGGCCCTGGGCATCCTGAAAAAGCGGTCGCGCTTCGAAACGTTCGTGGAGAAGGCGGTGGAGCTGGGCGCGCGGCGCGTCGTGCCACTGCGGACACGGCGGACGGAACGGGACGCCATTCGGGAGGAGCGGCTCCGGAACGTCATGGTGGCTGCGATGAAGCAGTGTCGCCGCAGCCGCCTTCCGGCCCTTGCGGCCCCGCAGTCGATCGAGCCTCTCCTTGCCGGGGACGTGGGGGAGACGCGGCTCGTGTGTCACGCGGGAGAAGAGTCTGTGCCGATTCAACAGGCGGCGGCCGACACACGACAGCGTGCGTCGGCCCTCGTGCTCGTGGGGCCGGAAGGGGGATTCGCACCACCAGAGGTCGAGGCGGCCGTTGAGGCCGAGGCCACGCCGGTGTCGCTCGGCGCACGCCGGCTCCGGGCCGAGACGGCAGGCATTGCGGCGCTACATGCCGTCATCACGGCCCAGGGGAATTGA
- the msrB gene encoding peptide-methionine (R)-S-oxide reductase MsrB, whose translation MDRKTFLKHLGWAAVAPLALTACTPSRSTPASTSAPDTLGVHTLPEDFPPLDKSEEEWRRLLTKSEYQILFEAGTEPRRSSPLLDETRTGTYICAACRLPLFSSKTKYESGTGWPSFWAPLDGQVDTKKDTKLGYTRTEYHCARCGGHQGHIFEDGPDPTGLRYCNNGLALSFVPADASLPDLRT comes from the coding sequence ATGGACCGCAAAACGTTTCTTAAGCATCTGGGATGGGCCGCCGTGGCGCCCCTGGCGCTGACCGCGTGCACCCCGAGCCGGTCGACCCCTGCCTCCACTTCGGCCCCCGACACGCTCGGCGTACACACCCTCCCCGAGGATTTTCCCCCGCTGGACAAGTCTGAGGAGGAGTGGCGACGCCTCTTGACGAAAAGCGAGTACCAGATTCTTTTCGAGGCGGGAACCGAGCCGCGCAGGTCGAGCCCGTTGCTCGACGAAACCCGGACCGGGACCTACATCTGCGCGGCCTGTCGCCTGCCGCTGTTTTCGTCGAAGACCAAGTACGAGAGCGGAACGGGCTGGCCAAGCTTCTGGGCTCCGCTCGACGGCCAGGTGGACACGAAGAAGGACACAAAGCTGGGCTACACCCGCACCGAATACCACTGCGCCCGCTGCGGCGGCCACCAGGGCCACATCTTTGAGGATGGCCCGGACCCCACTGGCCTCCGCTACTGCAACAATGGCCTCGCCCTCTCCTTCGTCCCGGCCGATGCCTCGCTGCCCGACCTTCGCACCTGA
- the secG gene encoding preprotein translocase subunit SecG, with amino-acid sequence MFSFMVVLIALIAAVLILVILMQSGQGQGLSGIASGGATRQVLGTRQAPDMLEKATWTLAAVFISLCVITNFFIDTGEQESVIQQRAQDTPSQQGQTPPSQGGGAAPLPGQGGGPGGGSGQSGGGGN; translated from the coding sequence ATGTTTTCATTCATGGTCGTCCTCATCGCCCTCATTGCGGCCGTTCTCATCCTGGTGATCCTCATGCAGAGCGGCCAGGGGCAGGGCCTCTCGGGCATCGCCTCCGGCGGGGCCACCCGCCAGGTGCTCGGCACCCGACAGGCCCCCGACATGCTCGAGAAGGCGACATGGACCCTCGCGGCGGTCTTTATTTCCCTGTGCGTCATCACCAACTTCTTTATCGACACCGGCGAGCAGGAGAGTGTCATCCAGCAGCGAGCCCAGGACACCCCGTCTCAGCAGGGACAGACGCCCCCGAGCCAGGGAGGCGGCGCCGCACCGCTTCCTGGTCAGGGCGGCGGTCCGGGCGGCGGAAGCGGCCAGAGTGGGGGCGGTGGGAACTAG
- a CDS encoding zinc ribbon domain-containing protein, with amino-acid sequence MPTARKKKTDVEDQLRALVRLQHIDNRIDQIQKLRGDLPAEIRDLEDEKAGLETRLDNYEEEVQEQKVAKRQAELDIKEAEGLIDKYEEQQLEVRNNREFDALTKEIESQEERIAEAEETIEEAEETIESNEGAIEETQERLDELETVLDEKQDELEEVVDDTEDEEKTLEELRDEASEKVDSRYLKAYSKLRDRLRDGRAVVPLKRGAAAGFAVPPQRQVEIRKRKTVVACEHTGRIIVDQDLYNETVDEMKETLDL; translated from the coding sequence ATGCCGACTGCTCGAAAGAAAAAGACGGATGTGGAAGATCAGCTCCGTGCCCTGGTCCGGCTCCAACATATTGACAACCGGATTGACCAAATCCAGAAGCTCCGCGGCGACCTCCCCGCCGAGATTCGCGACTTGGAGGACGAGAAGGCGGGCCTCGAAACGCGCCTCGACAACTACGAGGAGGAGGTTCAGGAGCAGAAGGTGGCCAAGCGGCAGGCCGAACTCGACATCAAGGAGGCCGAGGGCCTCATTGACAAGTACGAGGAGCAGCAGCTCGAAGTCCGCAACAACCGCGAGTTCGACGCGCTCACGAAGGAGATTGAAAGCCAGGAGGAGCGCATCGCCGAGGCCGAAGAGACCATCGAGGAGGCCGAGGAGACCATCGAGTCGAACGAGGGGGCCATCGAGGAGACGCAGGAACGCCTCGACGAACTCGAGACGGTGCTCGACGAGAAGCAGGACGAGCTCGAAGAGGTGGTCGACGATACGGAGGACGAGGAGAAAACCCTCGAGGAGCTCCGAGACGAGGCGTCCGAGAAGGTGGACAGCCGCTACCTCAAGGCCTACTCGAAACTCCGCGATCGCCTCCGCGACGGCCGGGCCGTCGTGCCGCTCAAGCGAGGCGCCGCCGCCGGCTTTGCGGTCCCGCCGCAGCGACAGGTCGAGATCCGGAAGCGAAAGACCGTCGTCGCCTGCGAGCACACCGGACGCATCATCGTCGACCAGGACCTCTACAACGAGACGGTCGACGAGATGAAGGAAACGCTCGACCTCTAG
- a CDS encoding BamA/OMP85 family outer membrane protein has protein sequence MSGHRRHVVYPTVGAVLLVLVGLFCSGGLRRAAAQTAAPAPETEAAQWHLVLDGTRAAWPDTVATAPIDSLQAVGRRVLRHLRRDGYYHATLDSASVDTSSAGPDVRFYARRGPQVRVGTLRLRGDSAVPATELRALMETEEGAPLRPNRLEADIHRLLDRYEEAGHPLAQIRVAETMAPAAERAALRVTLQIDEGPALWLRRVEAPDDARATPELLAYLAGLEENKSLRGYDPDAIQRRLQAHDLFETVGPPQLRVADDGGAVLQIPIEEAPPGAFDAVLGYLPASQTRDSGQLVGSGHLVLQHLFGGGRRAEFALDRRPGRTSIVDVSVADPYLFGRPVRLAGRFRGEQRDSTYGERVYELEGGYRLGNGLELTATLSREAVRPGPAGTPVRGARQHIPRATTLFYGVGVRYRQLDRSRNPRRGVSLNVQLSQGRKERRLRRVAASGDTTRVSDSFRQERLRGRVRTYLPLFDRQVFVAGGDGSVLLSRDYDRSDLFRLGGAASLRGYNEDRFAGNVVARGLMEYRLQLDRASYAHAFFDLGYVERPALGATTATQGWHPGYGLGMRLRTALGRISASYALNPQVQSPANGRVHLGLSVGL, from the coding sequence CCTCGATGGAACCCGTGCCGCGTGGCCCGACACGGTCGCAACGGCCCCCATTGACAGCCTGCAGGCCGTGGGGCGGCGTGTGCTCCGTCACCTGCGCCGGGACGGCTACTACCACGCGACGCTCGATTCGGCGTCCGTCGATACGAGCAGCGCCGGGCCCGACGTTCGATTCTATGCCCGCCGCGGGCCGCAGGTGCGGGTGGGGACGCTTCGTCTCAGAGGGGACAGCGCCGTGCCGGCGACCGAACTGCGCGCGCTCATGGAGACCGAGGAGGGCGCGCCGCTCCGGCCCAACCGGTTGGAGGCGGACATCCACCGGCTGCTCGATCGATACGAGGAGGCCGGTCACCCGCTCGCGCAGATACGCGTGGCGGAGACGATGGCCCCCGCGGCCGAGAGGGCCGCCCTCCGGGTTACGCTCCAGATCGACGAGGGGCCCGCGCTGTGGCTCCGGCGTGTTGAGGCCCCGGACGACGCCCGTGCCACCCCGGAGCTCCTGGCGTACCTGGCGGGACTGGAGGAGAACAAATCCCTGCGCGGCTACGACCCGGACGCCATCCAGCGTCGCCTCCAAGCGCACGACCTCTTTGAGACGGTCGGGCCTCCCCAGCTGCGGGTTGCGGACGACGGCGGGGCTGTTCTTCAGATTCCAATCGAGGAGGCCCCGCCGGGGGCGTTCGACGCCGTGCTCGGCTACCTGCCCGCGTCTCAGACCCGTGATTCGGGACAGCTCGTGGGCAGCGGGCACCTGGTGCTACAGCATCTGTTTGGCGGGGGGCGACGGGCCGAATTTGCCCTCGACCGGCGGCCCGGACGAACGAGCATTGTCGACGTCTCCGTCGCGGATCCGTACCTGTTTGGGCGTCCGGTCCGGCTGGCCGGCCGGTTTCGGGGCGAGCAGCGGGACTCGACGTACGGGGAGCGGGTCTACGAACTTGAGGGCGGGTACCGGCTGGGCAACGGACTGGAACTGACGGCCACCCTCAGCCGCGAAGCGGTGCGGCCCGGCCCGGCGGGCACGCCGGTGCGCGGCGCTCGCCAGCACATTCCTCGGGCCACGACCCTGTTCTATGGCGTGGGCGTGCGCTACCGGCAGCTCGACCGCTCTCGGAATCCGCGGCGTGGCGTCTCGCTCAACGTCCAACTCTCGCAGGGCCGCAAGGAGCGCCGGCTCCGCCGCGTTGCGGCCTCCGGCGACACGACGCGGGTCTCCGACTCGTTCCGCCAAGAGCGCCTCCGGGGGCGCGTGCGAACGTACCTCCCGCTCTTCGACCGGCAGGTCTTTGTTGCGGGGGGCGACGGCTCCGTACTTCTCAGCCGGGACTACGACCGGAGCGACCTGTTCCGGCTCGGCGGGGCGGCCTCGCTTCGAGGCTACAACGAGGACCGGTTCGCGGGGAATGTCGTGGCGCGCGGGCTCATGGAGTATCGCCTGCAGCTGGATCGGGCCTCGTACGCGCACGCCTTCTTCGACCTCGGATACGTCGAGCGCCCGGCACTGGGGGCCACGACGGCCACGCAGGGCTGGCACCCCGGCTACGGCCTGGGGATGCGGCTGCGGACGGCCCTCGGGCGCATCTCGGCCAGCTATGCCCTCAACCCACAGGTGCAGAGTCCGGCCAACGGACGCGTGCACCTGGGACTCTCCGTCGGGCTCTGA
- a CDS encoding Nif3-like dinuclear metal center hexameric protein, protein MPDAPAIDDITTALEAWAPPGSAQDYDNVGLQVGDASRSVTSAVLALDATPAVLAEAKAHDAELVVTHHPLLFRPLDGVTADGYVSNLALQFAEAGIGLYSIHTNLDAAPEGVSFALAERLGLTDVGFLDGFADTLYKLAVFVPEDAFDEVRRALADAGAGRIGDYEACAFASEGTGFFKPGAGADPHIGTAGGDVESAHERKLEVEVARWNLSSVMAALQEAHPYEEVAHDLYPVKQKNSRAGLGALGHLEAPMPLSAFLDRVATRLDAGSLRYAGDPDATVERVAVCGGAGSDFIGTARGAGADAYVTADVKYHEFFETLGHDGTPQMALVDPGHYETEALTEALLRDRLRETFPQVDWHRTDTTTSPMRTFVSAGDAGTVSS, encoded by the coding sequence ATGCCCGACGCACCCGCCATCGATGACATCACGACCGCCCTCGAAGCGTGGGCCCCGCCCGGGTCGGCGCAGGACTACGACAATGTCGGCCTGCAGGTGGGCGATGCGTCTCGATCCGTCACGTCCGCCGTGCTGGCCCTCGACGCCACGCCGGCGGTGCTGGCGGAGGCGAAGGCACACGACGCCGAGCTCGTCGTGACCCACCATCCCCTCCTCTTCCGGCCGCTCGACGGCGTGACGGCCGACGGGTACGTGTCCAACCTGGCCCTCCAGTTCGCGGAGGCCGGCATTGGACTCTACAGCATTCACACCAATCTCGACGCGGCGCCGGAGGGCGTCTCGTTTGCACTGGCCGAGCGCCTGGGCCTCACCGACGTCGGCTTTCTCGACGGCTTCGCGGACACGCTCTACAAGCTGGCCGTCTTCGTGCCGGAGGACGCGTTCGACGAGGTGCGGCGGGCCCTCGCCGACGCGGGCGCCGGCCGGATCGGCGACTACGAGGCCTGCGCGTTCGCGTCGGAGGGCACCGGCTTCTTCAAGCCCGGGGCCGGCGCCGATCCGCACATCGGCACGGCCGGGGGCGACGTGGAGTCCGCACACGAGCGCAAGCTGGAGGTGGAGGTCGCCCGCTGGAACTTGAGCTCCGTGATGGCCGCCTTGCAGGAGGCCCACCCGTACGAGGAGGTGGCCCACGACCTCTACCCGGTCAAGCAAAAGAACTCGCGGGCCGGGCTTGGCGCCCTGGGGCACCTGGAGGCCCCGATGCCGCTGTCGGCATTTCTCGACCGCGTGGCGACGCGCCTCGACGCCGGAAGCCTGCGATACGCGGGCGACCCCGACGCGACCGTCGAGCGCGTGGCCGTCTGCGGCGGCGCCGGGAGCGACTTCATTGGCACGGCCCGGGGCGCCGGGGCCGACGCCTACGTTACCGCGGACGTCAAGTACCACGAGTTCTTCGAGACGCTCGGCCACGACGGCACGCCCCAGATGGCCCTCGTCGACCCCGGCCACTACGAGACCGAGGCCCTCACCGAGGCCCTGCTCCGCGACCGGCTGCGGGAGACGTTTCCGCAGGTCGACTGGCACCGGACCGACACCACCACCAGTCCCATGCGCACGTTTGTGTCCGCAGGGGATGCAGGAACCGTGTCTTCTTGA
- a CDS encoding 6-phosphofructokinase, producing the protein MPSDSLRVGVLTGGGDCPGINAALRAVTKSLTLQHDAEVLGFLDGFRGVVDRNVEPLHYRDVSGILTRGGTILGASNKADPFNYLPRGGADVSAQVMRTYRTLDLDALVAIGGDGTMSIAHRLTDLGVDIVGVPKTIDNDLVGTDRTVGFDTAVSTATDAIDRIHTTAQSHHRVMIVETMGRYSGWIALHAGVASGTDVILLPEIEYEVETVADVCRDRERSGQRFTIVAVAEGARRKEGDYVVQERGDEYTDSIRLGGISRVLADQLREHLDTSIRTTVLGHMQRGGSPTAYDRTLATTLGTRAATLVAEGTTGVMVAVQNDAFTQVPLDEIAGKTRTVPLDDPLIASGLDVGTSFGVAVSDLSEAASHSKPASPIQP; encoded by the coding sequence ATGCCCAGTGACTCTCTCCGCGTCGGCGTCCTGACCGGCGGGGGCGACTGCCCCGGCATCAATGCTGCGCTCCGTGCCGTAACCAAGAGCCTCACCCTCCAGCACGATGCGGAGGTGCTCGGCTTCCTGGACGGATTTCGCGGCGTCGTGGACCGCAACGTCGAGCCGCTCCACTACCGCGATGTGAGCGGCATCCTCACCCGGGGCGGCACCATCCTCGGGGCGAGCAACAAGGCCGACCCCTTCAACTACCTTCCCCGGGGCGGCGCCGACGTGTCGGCCCAGGTGATGAGGACCTACCGCACCCTCGACCTGGACGCCCTCGTGGCGATTGGCGGCGACGGCACCATGTCCATCGCCCACCGCCTCACCGACCTCGGCGTCGACATCGTGGGCGTGCCCAAGACGATCGACAACGACCTGGTGGGCACCGACCGGACGGTCGGCTTCGACACGGCCGTCAGCACCGCGACCGACGCAATCGACCGCATCCATACGACGGCACAGAGCCACCACCGGGTGATGATCGTCGAGACGATGGGCCGGTACTCGGGCTGGATTGCGCTCCACGCGGGGGTCGCCAGTGGCACCGACGTGATTCTTCTGCCCGAAATTGAGTATGAGGTGGAGACGGTTGCCGACGTATGCCGCGACCGGGAGCGGAGTGGGCAGCGCTTCACGATCGTGGCGGTGGCGGAGGGGGCCCGGCGCAAGGAGGGCGACTACGTGGTCCAGGAGCGGGGCGACGAGTACACCGACTCCATCCGCCTCGGCGGCATCAGCCGCGTCCTCGCCGACCAACTGCGGGAGCACCTCGACACCAGCATCCGGACCACCGTCCTCGGCCACATGCAGCGGGGCGGATCCCCCACGGCATACGACCGCACTCTCGCCACGACCCTCGGCACCCGCGCAGCCACCCTGGTCGCGGAGGGAACAACGGGCGTCATGGTTGCCGTCCAGAACGACGCATTCACGCAGGTCCCGCTCGACGAGATCGCCGGCAAGACCCGCACCGTGCCCCTGGACGACCCGCTCATTGCTTCGGGGCTGGATGTGGGCACGTCGTTCGGGGTCGCCGTATCGGACCTATCGGAGGCAGCCTCCCACAGCAAGCCTGCCTCTCCCATCCAGCCCTAG
- a CDS encoding cytochrome c3 family protein: protein MPQFFPKKANALPVLSLGASVLGGVLLVFLVWYYFSPEFKVVGYQPEQPVPYSHETHVEKLGMDCQYCHTNVANSKHANVPSTQTCMTCHSQVKTNSPKLLPVRESWANNEPIEWTKVHHLPDYAHFSHASHVNKGVGCETCHGRIDQMGADGVYQAEPLSMGWCLDCHRQPEKYLRPNDQITTMGYTQPANFVERNLERIEEEGIQPPSNCSACHY from the coding sequence ATGCCGCAATTCTTTCCCAAGAAGGCCAATGCGCTGCCCGTTCTTTCCCTAGGGGCTTCGGTCCTCGGGGGCGTTCTCCTGGTGTTTTTGGTTTGGTACTACTTCTCGCCCGAGTTCAAGGTGGTGGGCTACCAACCGGAACAGCCCGTGCCCTACAGCCACGAGACCCACGTTGAGAAGCTGGGGATGGACTGTCAGTACTGCCACACCAACGTGGCCAACTCCAAGCACGCCAATGTGCCCTCCACGCAGACCTGCATGACGTGCCACAGCCAGGTAAAAACCAACTCCCCCAAGCTGCTGCCGGTGCGTGAGAGCTGGGCAAACAACGAGCCCATTGAGTGGACAAAGGTGCACCACCTGCCGGACTACGCCCACTTCAGCCACGCGTCGCACGTGAACAAGGGGGTTGGGTGCGAGACGTGTCACGGCCGGATCGACCAGATGGGCGCGGACGGCGTGTACCAGGCCGAACCCCTGTCGATGGGGTGGTGTCTGGATTGCCACCGGCAGCCGGAGAAGTACCTCCGGCCCAACGATCAGATCACGACGATGGGGTACACCCAGCCGGCCAACTTCGTCGAGCGCAACCTAGAGCGCATCGAAGAGGAGGGCATTCAGCCGCCCTCCAACTGCTCGGCCTGCCACTACTAA
- a CDS encoding TonB-dependent receptor: MDRYVVFACISFIVFALIPAAAAQPSGAVTGRVTNGETGRPLPSVNVIVESTGDGAQPRGTSTGPQGRFAVDGLAPGKYVVRARFVGFAPRSREVEVSAAESVGVQFALAPRTVGLDAVEVTAAPTVSETAEQLRKADIQEANPRDGGELLRTMSGVSAVRRGPVGLDPVVRGLRSRQVGVYVDGMRTFPAGPARMDSPLSHTGPSTMQSIEVAKGPYALTWGGGQLSAIRVETNDLFNVARGERLSGQLQTGYDSNFGSYDVTGTVSGRSDAFAYRVDGAYRTGNDYETGDGTSVPADFLNRELRAKVGYKLGDNQRLTAGGGYQRQDDVDYPGRLLNAQFFKTGRARLGYEYASGTGLVRSVEAKAYGYQTLHTMNNEGKVTYASENFPGPPLRVAVNADITTLGGRVVTQLAPSQDLRLKVGADGYRAHRDAERPFQVVKNGDPTTPGFYESKQIWPGVVTADAGVFAQATRLLGPVEATGTVRADMVWAGADEEQVTDVYLDIAKPGNGALDADALDRREFNVSGALMLTAPLSEAWTLSAGGGTAVRSASALERYADRFPSNKAQTSAEFIGNPRLDPERSWQADLELEARYDRVSFTAGGFARRISNYITLQDAPDVEPMLPLPIFAEGPFRYANGTATFYGGEMSASVAVLRSLTASVSGSYLWGKNLETDQPALGVAPLSGDIGVRYEPPQGRFYIEGTLGGVTEQDRVASIPGETPTEGYVTLDLRGGLAVGRGISVEGGVTNLTDADYVNHLNAKNPYSGTPIPETGRIFFAGVNYAF, from the coding sequence ATGGATCGCTACGTCGTTTTTGCATGCATCTCGTTCATTGTTTTTGCTCTCATTCCCGCCGCGGCGGCCCAGCCGTCGGGGGCCGTGACCGGTCGCGTTACCAATGGGGAGACGGGTCGCCCCTTGCCCAGCGTCAATGTAATCGTCGAGAGCACCGGTGACGGTGCCCAGCCGCGCGGCACGAGTACCGGGCCACAGGGGCGCTTTGCCGTCGACGGGCTCGCCCCTGGCAAGTATGTCGTGCGGGCGCGCTTCGTCGGCTTTGCGCCCCGCTCGCGTGAGGTGGAGGTGTCCGCCGCCGAATCCGTCGGGGTCCAGTTTGCCCTCGCTCCACGGACTGTCGGCCTCGACGCCGTGGAGGTAACGGCCGCGCCCACCGTTTCCGAGACCGCCGAGCAACTCCGGAAGGCGGACATTCAGGAGGCCAATCCGCGTGACGGCGGTGAGCTTCTGCGCACGATGTCGGGGGTGAGTGCGGTGCGACGGGGTCCGGTCGGCCTCGATCCAGTTGTGCGGGGGCTGCGCTCCAGGCAGGTGGGCGTTTACGTAGACGGAATGCGCACCTTCCCGGCCGGCCCGGCGCGCATGGACTCGCCGCTGAGCCACACCGGCCCCTCGACCATGCAGAGCATCGAGGTTGCCAAGGGCCCGTACGCGCTCACCTGGGGGGGCGGCCAGCTTAGCGCCATTCGCGTCGAGACCAATGACCTCTTCAACGTGGCCCGTGGCGAGCGTCTGAGCGGACAGCTACAGACCGGCTACGACAGCAACTTCGGCTCCTACGACGTGACGGGCACGGTCAGCGGGCGAAGCGACGCGTTCGCCTACCGGGTTGATGGGGCCTACAGAACGGGCAACGACTACGAGACCGGCGACGGCACGTCGGTGCCCGCAGACTTTCTGAACCGCGAGCTCCGTGCGAAGGTCGGCTACAAACTTGGCGATAATCAGCGCCTGACTGCCGGGGGCGGATACCAGCGACAGGATGACGTCGACTACCCCGGCCGCCTGCTCAACGCCCAGTTTTTCAAAACTGGCCGCGCGCGCCTCGGGTACGAGTACGCCTCGGGCACCGGCCTGGTGCGTTCGGTGGAGGCAAAGGCGTATGGCTACCAGACCCTGCACACGATGAACAACGAGGGGAAGGTGACCTACGCCTCGGAGAACTTTCCGGGGCCCCCGCTGCGCGTTGCCGTCAATGCCGACATCACGACGCTCGGCGGACGCGTGGTGACGCAACTGGCGCCCTCCCAAGACCTGCGGCTCAAGGTTGGGGCCGACGGGTACCGTGCCCACCGCGATGCCGAGCGTCCCTTCCAGGTCGTCAAGAACGGCGATCCGACGACGCCGGGCTTCTACGAGAGCAAACAGATCTGGCCGGGGGTTGTCACCGCCGATGCGGGCGTCTTTGCGCAGGCCACGCGCCTGCTCGGACCCGTCGAGGCCACCGGCACCGTCCGCGCGGACATGGTCTGGGCCGGGGCCGACGAGGAGCAGGTGACCGACGTGTATCTCGACATTGCCAAGCCGGGCAACGGGGCGCTGGATGCGGATGCGCTCGACCGACGGGAGTTCAACGTGAGCGGTGCACTGATGCTCACGGCGCCGCTCTCGGAGGCCTGGACGCTCTCGGCCGGAGGCGGGACGGCGGTACGCTCCGCCAGTGCCCTGGAGCGCTACGCGGACCGCTTCCCGTCGAACAAGGCACAAACGAGTGCCGAGTTTATCGGCAACCCGCGCCTGGACCCCGAGCGGTCCTGGCAGGCCGATCTCGAACTGGAGGCCCGCTACGACCGCGTTTCGTTCACGGCGGGCGGCTTTGCGCGGCGGATCTCCAACTACATCACCCTCCAGGATGCGCCGGACGTGGAGCCCATGCTGCCACTGCCCATCTTCGCGGAAGGGCCGTTCCGCTACGCCAACGGCACGGCGACCTTCTACGGCGGCGAGATGTCGGCGTCGGTGGCGGTGCTCCGATCGCTCACCGCGAGCGTGAGCGGGAGCTACCTCTGGGGGAAAAACCTAGAGACCGATCAGCCGGCGTTGGGCGTTGCGCCCCTGAGCGGAGACATCGGGGTCCGCTACGAACCGCCCCAGGGCCGCTTTTACATAGAGGGCACACTGGGGGGCGTGACGGAGCAAGACCGTGTGGCGTCGATACCTGGCGAGACCCCCACCGAGGGATACGTCACCCTTGACCTCCGGGGCGGCCTTGCGGTGGGACGCGGCATTTCCGTCGAGGGGGGCGTAACCAATCTCACCGATGCCGACTACGTCAATCACCTGAACGCAAAGAATCCATACTCCGGAACGCCCATTCCGGAAACAGGCCGCATCTTCTTTGCGGGTGTTAACTATGCCTTCTGA